The following is a genomic window from uncultured Draconibacterium sp..
TATGCCGACGGGCCATTTGGTATTCGCGAAGAAATGGAACCCAAAAGCTGGGCTCCGCTTGGCTGGGAAAACGACAAAGCCACTTTCTTCCCTACCGGATCGGCATTGGCAGCTACCTGGAGTCCGGAACTGGCTTATGCCTACGGTACCGGAATGGCAAAAGAAGCTCGTTTACGTGGAAAAGATGTAATCCTTGGGCCGGCCATCAATATTCAGCGAATTCCTACCGGAGGACGTACTTACGAGTACATGAGTGAGGATCCGTTCCTAAGCTCACAACTGGCAGTGCAATACACCAAAGGTGCGCAAGACAATGGTGCTGCGGCCTGTTTAAAACACTATGCGCTGAACAACCAGGAGAACAACCGCGGAACAGTAAACGTAATCATTGGCGAGCGTGCCATGCGTGAGATTTACCTGCCACCATTTAAAGCGGCCGTTCAGGAAGCAGACGCTTATAGTGTTATGTCGGCCTACAATAAAGTAAACGGCTGGTGGTGTGCCGAAAACGACGTGCTACTAAACCAGATCCTTCGAGATGAATGGGGATTTGGAGGATTTGTGGTGTCGGACTGGAATGGAACACACTCTACCGTTGAATCGGTAAAACACGGACTAAATGTTGAAATGCCCGACAGCCGTTATTTGGGCGAAGCCTTGCTCGACTCGGTAAAAACCGGTGCCATTTCGGAAGAAGTGATTGACCAGCGGGTACGCGAGATTTTGCGTGTGCGTTTGGCTATTGATCCCGTTCCTGCCGAGGAAGCCAACCAGATAGTTGCCTCGCAGCCCGAAAGCCAGAAAATTGCTTATGATGTGGCTTGCAAATCGGTAGTACTGCTGAAAAACGAAGGAATCCTTCCGCTCGACCTTAGCAAAAAACCACTGATTGCCGTAATCGGCGAGAACGCTGTTCGTGAAATGGGAAGCGGAGGTATTGGCGCCGGTGTAAAAACGCTGTACGAAGTTACGCCACTTGAAGGCCTGAAAAACAAAATTGGCGACAAAGCCGATATTCAATATGCACAAGGTTATGTTCCGGTAGAACTGGATTACGCTCGTATTTTCGGAGCCAAATCACAAGAAGATATCGACCGTGAGGATAAAGAAAAAGCAATCCTGAACAAAAAACTGAATAAAGAAGCAGTTACGCTGGCCGCGAAAGCCGATATTGTACTGTTTATTGGTGGCGACAACCGTGCCGTAGAAACCGAGGCCAACGACCGCGAAAACATCTTCCTTCCATCTGGCCAGGATGATCTGATAAAACAGTTAAGTGTTGTAAACGAAAATATTGTTACGGTACTGGTAAGCGGCGCCCCCAACGATTTAAACACCGTAAATCCGCTTTCAAAAGCCTTGTTGCAGTCGTGGTTTAATGGTACCGAAGGCGGAAATGCCCTGGCCGACATTCTGGTTGGCAACATTTCGCCAAGCGGACGTTTGCCATTTACATTGCCAATAAAACTGGAAGATTCGCCGGCTTATGCATTGGATAACTATCCACAGGGTGCCAAAAAAGGCGATATTTTTGTTGACCTTGTTGAAGAGAAAGAATCGGAAGCACACGCTGCCGACGGCAAGCAAGAGGACGATCCGAACACGGCTTACTACTCGGAAGAATCGCTGGTGGGTTACCGCTGGTTCGATACCAAAAACAAACCGGTAATGTATCCGTTTGGTTACGGTTTATCGTATACCGAATTTGTTTATGACGATTTGAATACCACACAGGAAAGTTATGGTACCGACGAAACCATTTCACTATCGTTTAATCTTAGCAACACAGGCGATATGGCTGCTGAAGAAGTAGTTCAGGTGTATGTACACCGCATTAATCCATCGGTTGAATGGCCGTTTAAAGAGTTAAAAGCATTTACACGTGTAGCACTTGAGCCGGGTAAAAGCCAGACGGTAACGTTGGATATTCCGGTAGAAAAACTGCAATATTGGAACGAAGAAAACCACGCTTGGGCCAACGACCTTTGCGATATTGAATTGTTGGTTGGCACCTCGTCTGGTGATATCCGTTTAAAGAAACAGATTTCGCTTAAATAACTTTACAACAAAGAATAACCACTCCCGACAACTAACAGTTCTTCCGAAGTAAAATTCTTATCAATAAAAACATTTAGCCCGGTTTTGTGCCGGGCTTTTTCGTTATCAGTTAATGCATATCTCCCTAATAAATCATGCTACTATTTTCTGGATTTCGACCTCATTCAAACTACCGCTTATTCATCAGAATCTACTCTGCGATTAGCACATTCATCTATTAAACAAAATTAGAGAATGCCCAATTGGCATATTTAACAACTTCATAATCAACTCAGAAAGCACAACAAATGACGAACTGAAGCCACTAAGTTTCCAAAATAATAGCTACATTTAACACACTAAAAGCTACCACCTTTTGAATACGCGTCCGAAAATAAAACTTGAAAAAGGAGAACACCGTCAACAGCAGGTTGTTTGGGTGCGTTTAGCGTATAACACAGAAATAACCGAACGACTTAGAACTATTTTTCCTATGTTTTGGAGCCGCACCAAAGGCTGCTGGTATATTCACGAAACAGATTTCGATCTTGGTAATTTTTTCACAACGCTTAAAGACCTGGCTTATATTGATTATTCAGCTTTAAAACCAAAGGCAAAGCCATATATGCCCCATGCGATAACGCGCGATTACTCGTATCGGAATTTCATTCAATTACCAACAAAATACATCGACAAACTAATACAAAAACGCTATAGCGAAAGCACCATACGCACCTACTCGGCCTATTTCAAAGATTTCTTACACCATTTTAAGGGGCATAAAATCGACGAAATAAGCAAAGACGAAATAAATATCTACATAAAACAATTGGTTGAAGAAGACCATATATCGGGCAGCCAGCAAAACCAACGGATTAACGCCATAAAGTTCTATTATGAAAAGATTTTGGAACGCGAAAAATTCTTATACCAAATTGACCGCCCCAAAAAGAGTAAACAATTACCCCGGGTACTGAGTAAAAATGAAGTAAAAGAAATTATTAAGCATTGTGGCAATATAAAACACAGGTGCATTTTATCGCTTATTTATTCGGCTGGCTTACGCCGAAGTGAATTGATTAATTTAAAGATCTCGGAGATAGAATCGGAACGGGGACTAATTAAAATTAAGGATGCAAAAGGGAAAAAAGACCGTTATTCGCTTTTGTCTCCGGCTATATTGAACCAGTTACGCGAATACTACAAAAAATACAGGCCGCGGTATTGGTTATTCGAGGGCAACTCTCCCCGATCGCAGTACAGCGCTACCAGTATTGCTAATATTTTGAACGAAGCAGCATATAAAGCACGTGTAAAGAGGCGGGTAACTCCGCATATGTTACGTCATTCGTTTGCCACCCATTTGCTTGAACAAGGAACCGATCTCCGGTATATACAGGAATTGCTTGGTCATGGCTCAAGTAAAACCACTGAAATTTACACACATGTTACGAATAAAAATATTGGAAAAATAAAAAACCCGCTTGATGACCTGTTTAACGATTCAACATAATATGTGTATATTACACACCTATATGGGTGTATAACAACACTTTTCCAAGTGCTATAAGCGATATAACAACAATGATGATATATAGTAGTTACAGCGCATTTTGACGAAGAAAGAAAATGACTAATATAAATCGACCAAAACAGTAAAAATCCTGTCTCATCAACAGAAACCAAACAAAGAAAACAAAGCCAAAAACAAACACAGTACCTCAAAACAAATCAGAATCCAGAAACAAAAAAAACAAGACAGAAAACAGCCAAATTTTAATTCTCGAATACACGCCAATTGTAATTGAGAAGGCGGAGCTTTGAAAAAGTGTTCTTTAAAATAATGAGGGAAATTGTGTAATCCGGACAATAAAAATGGACTGGCAAACTGTAGTTTTTTAGAGTTCCACCCTACTTAGCAAATTTTCTGGTTTGCGGACTGGCAAAAAAATAAAACAATCATTGTTCTCACGCTATCTTGCAAACAATATAAAATCTGTGCATAAATCAAATTGTGTTTGGGGGTAAAATCCGTTGGATTTTGTTGCTGCTTTTTGGCTATTAGTTTTATCAACTTCCTGCAAAACTGACTGGTAAGATTAAAAAATAATATACTGTAAACTAAATTTTTAGAGAAAACTATTTCCGACCAGACAAAAATATTATTAAATTGAACGCTAATTAAAAACCAAAAATTGTTGACTGTTTTTTAGCCGGCATGTCAATGACAGTTTTACAAAAAACTTCCAAATGACAATTCTCTGCTCCCGGACAAAATCAGCAAATAATAAGGCAAAAATGAATTGGAATAAAAAAACGCGCTGTAACAAATTGTATATGGCAGGCGGGGGTCTTAGCGGTCTGACAAGTCAGACCTCGTGCTCACTTTCCTGCGGGTCTGACACGATTTCTTCCAGAAATCCCGCCCGACCACATACAAGTGACCGTTATGGGCAAGGTTAAAAGAGAACAAATAACCAATTTAGTATTACGAAACCATTGTGAGACACGAATTTAAAAAGTAGATAATAATTAAGTTTAATACAACTAATATATCGACTAATCTTTATGCAACTTCTAATTCACAGAGAAATGAAAGGATTAACAAAAGTTTACTGGAAATTATTTATATCGTATGGTTCAATATTTGGATTTCTTATGTCTTTATGGGATTACTTTGACGAAGGAGAAATCAGTTTCTACAAAACCACTTTCATGGTGGTATTTTTCGGAGGTTTTATGTCTTGGACATCGGTAAAAAGCATGAAAAAATCAAAGAAAAAATTTGGAGAAGGAGAATTGACTGAAGAAGATTTCAAGGCTTTTCAAATCGAAATAATACCAAAGAATAAATCAATTAAAGAGATTTATGACTTATTGAAATCAAATGACTTAACAAAAAATTGGAAATTAAAACTTGAAGAATTAAAAATAACTGGAAAAACAAAAGTTTCATGGACATCTTGGGGAGAAAGAATAACAATTAGCGAACTGGATGAAGAAATAAAAATTGAGAGCACCCCTATGTTGAGAACTGTTATGTTTGATAATGGAGCAAATAAAGGAAATGTGACTCTTTTAAAAGTTCTTATTGAAAACGAAAACCCAGCCCATAACAAATTGTAAATTGCATTGCGGGGTTCGTCGTACGTCGTTCGCTGGATTCTCGCAACATCGTTCCGTCCTTGCGGACAGGAACGAGCTTCGAAATTCGCAACGACAACTTACAAGTGACCGTTGTAAACCATTAGGTATGATAAAGGGACATCCTTTACAAAGTTAAAGGGACATAGTTTACACTTTTTGAAGTCGTAAATTGATCTGAAAAAAGATCATTATGCCTTGGAAAGAAACAACAACTATGGAACAAAAAATTGAATTTATCTGTGAATGGAACTCTCAAAAATATTCCATTTCAGAATTATGCCGGGCTTTTGAAATTTCAAGACCGACAGCGTACAGACTGATAAACAAGTACGAAAAATTTGGGTTAGAAGGTCTATTGGACGATTCTAAAGCGCCAATACACCATCCCAACCAAACAGACCCTAAAGTGGTGGATAAAGTTTTAAAATTGAAAGAAAGGCACAAGACCTGGGGAGCAAAAAAACTAAGGGTTTTGTTGTTTAACGACTTTACTGAAAATCAAATTCCTTCGGTGGTCACAGTA
Proteins encoded in this region:
- a CDS encoding glycoside hydrolase family 3 C-terminal domain-containing protein, producing the protein MNYKITFVMLLALLLGACTQESPQTKAFTSSLLQYDEQIDDIISQMTLDEKVNMLHGKYMFVSAGVERLGIADMVYADGPFGIREEMEPKSWAPLGWENDKATFFPTGSALAATWSPELAYAYGTGMAKEARLRGKDVILGPAINIQRIPTGGRTYEYMSEDPFLSSQLAVQYTKGAQDNGAAACLKHYALNNQENNRGTVNVIIGERAMREIYLPPFKAAVQEADAYSVMSAYNKVNGWWCAENDVLLNQILRDEWGFGGFVVSDWNGTHSTVESVKHGLNVEMPDSRYLGEALLDSVKTGAISEEVIDQRVREILRVRLAIDPVPAEEANQIVASQPESQKIAYDVACKSVVLLKNEGILPLDLSKKPLIAVIGENAVREMGSGGIGAGVKTLYEVTPLEGLKNKIGDKADIQYAQGYVPVELDYARIFGAKSQEDIDREDKEKAILNKKLNKEAVTLAAKADIVLFIGGDNRAVETEANDRENIFLPSGQDDLIKQLSVVNENIVTVLVSGAPNDLNTVNPLSKALLQSWFNGTEGGNALADILVGNISPSGRLPFTLPIKLEDSPAYALDNYPQGAKKGDIFVDLVEEKESEAHAADGKQEDDPNTAYYSEESLVGYRWFDTKNKPVMYPFGYGLSYTEFVYDDLNTTQESYGTDETISLSFNLSNTGDMAAEEVVQVYVHRINPSVEWPFKELKAFTRVALEPGKSQTVTLDIPVEKLQYWNEENHAWANDLCDIELLVGTSSGDIRLKKQISLK
- the xerA gene encoding site-specific tyrosine recombinase/integron integrase encodes the protein MNTRPKIKLEKGEHRQQQVVWVRLAYNTEITERLRTIFPMFWSRTKGCWYIHETDFDLGNFFTTLKDLAYIDYSALKPKAKPYMPHAITRDYSYRNFIQLPTKYIDKLIQKRYSESTIRTYSAYFKDFLHHFKGHKIDEISKDEINIYIKQLVEEDHISGSQQNQRINAIKFYYEKILEREKFLYQIDRPKKSKQLPRVLSKNEVKEIIKHCGNIKHRCILSLIYSAGLRRSELINLKISEIESERGLIKIKDAKGKKDRYSLLSPAILNQLREYYKKYRPRYWLFEGNSPRSQYSATSIANILNEAAYKARVKRRVTPHMLRHSFATHLLEQGTDLRYIQELLGHGSSKTTEIYTHVTNKNIGKIKNPLDDLFNDST